Proteins from a genomic interval of Pseudophryne corroboree isolate aPseCor3 chromosome 4, aPseCor3.hap2, whole genome shotgun sequence:
- the SLC17A5 gene encoding sialin isoform X3 — protein MRGKKYNWDADTQGWILGSFFYGYILTQIPGGYFAGKIGGKLLLGCGILGTAVFTLLTPLAADLGAGYLIAVRALEGLGEGVTFPAMHAMWSSWAPPLERSRLLSLSYAGAQLGTVVSLPVSGLICYYVNWIYVFYIFGALGVLWFIMWLIFVSDTPQTHRTISDSEKEYILSTLKSELCKEKVIPVCAMMKSLPLWAIVVAHFSYNWTFYTLLTLLPTYMKEILRFNAQQNGFLSALPYFGCWLCMNITGLIADFMRERLNFSTVAVRKIFNTLGMIGPAVFLLAAGYTGCSYTLAVVFLTLSTTFGGFSMSGYNINHLDIAPSFAGLLLGITNTFATIPGMVGPVIAKSLTHENTVAQWQIVFYIAAAINVFGAIIFAIFASGTVQDWAVRTNRAQRS, from the exons GGCAAGAAGTACAATTGGGACGCAGATACCCAAGGATGGATACTTGGATCCTTTTTCTATGGATATATCCTCACTCAGATTCCTGGTGGATACTTTGCTGGTAAAATTGGTGGCAAGTTATTGCTGGGATGTGGAATCCTGGGCACTGCAGTATTTACTCTACTAACTCCATTAGCTGCGGATTTAGGAGCAGGGTACCTTATAGCAGTTCGAGCACTTGAAGGACTTGGAGAG GGCGTGACGTTCCCAGCTATGCATGCAATGTGGTCATCTTGGGCACCCCCTCTCGAGCGTAGCAGACTTCTAAGCCTTTCCTATGCAG GGGCACAGCTTGGAACGGTTGTATCCCTTCCTGTGTCCGGATTAATTTGTTACTACGTGAACTGGATTTATGTCTTTTACATTTTTG GAGCGCTTGGTGTCTTGTGGTTTATTATGTGGTTGATATTTGTCAGTGACACCCCACAAACTCACCGCACGATCTCAGATTCTGAGAAAGAATATATCCTGTCTACCCTCAAAAGTGAG CTATGTAAGGAGAAGGTCATACCTGTTTGTGCTATGATGAAGTCATTGCCACTGTGGGCTATTGTTGTAGCTCATTTTTCTTATAACTGGACCTTTTACACTCTGCTGACTTTATTACCTACATATATGAAGGAGATCTTACGATTTAATGCACAACAG AATGGCTTTCTCTCTGCACTCCCTTACTTTGGGTGTTGGCTGTGTATGAACATTACTGGTCTCATTGCAGACTTCATGAGAGAGAGGCTGAATTTCTCAACTGTAGCCGTCCGCAAAATATTTAACACATTGG GAATGATTGGACCTGCAGTATTTCTGTTGGCGGCTGGTTACACTGGATGTAGTTATACCCTGGCAGTTGTATTCCTCACACTGTCAACCACATTTGGAGGATTCAGTATGTCTGGATACAACATAAATCACTTAGACATTGCACCATC ATTTGCTGGGCTGTTACTTGGAATCACAAACACATTTGCCACAATTCCTGGAATGGTCGGTCCAGTTATTGCCAAAAGTTTAACTCATGAA AACACCGTTGCACAGTGGCAAATAGTTTTCTACATTGCTGCTGCCATTAATGTTTTTGGAGCCATCATCTTTGCCATATTTGCCAGTGGTACAGTTCAAGACTGGGCAGTGAGGACTAATAGGGCACAGAGAAGCTAA